From the Bubalus kerabau isolate K-KA32 ecotype Philippines breed swamp buffalo chromosome 2, PCC_UOA_SB_1v2, whole genome shotgun sequence genome, one window contains:
- the LOC129644386 gene encoding uncharacterized protein LOC129644386: MAHRSLMSYNAGLDPANYYIKNLLIKKKGPGGPKLSSPPSTPRRGADPQKARSAAQLLPGIIWRPLPEHAAHRAHLRRRSPCGAGTGVKAARAPSALCRLHPRVSRLGFFAVSSRPCDAWRFFCSRGPCWPRWASSGGSETEEMRCHMTRQAACGRRYIPVAWLCSRERECPDGADEQCGAATHMNCSPPSNSCSFFMDPFSSLPATSALGISP; this comes from the exons ATGGCGCACCGCTCTTTGATGAGTTATAATGCAG GTCTGGACCCTGCAAATTACTACATCAAGAACCTGCTGATTAAAaa GAAGGGCCCCGGGGGTCCCAAGCTCTCGTCGCCACCGAGCACCCCCAGAAGAGGCGCAGACCCCCAGAAGGCCCGGTCTGCAGCACAGCTCCTTCCCGGGATCATTTGGCGCCCACTCCCAGAGCACGCAGCCCACCGCGCCCACCTGCGCCGGCGTTCCCCGTGCGGGGCGGGAACAGGAGTTAAAGCCGCCCGGGCGCCCAGTGCGCTCTGCCGGCTGCATCCACGCGTCTCGCGCCTGGGTTTCTTCGCTGTCTCTTCGCGGCCATGCGACGCCTGGCGCTTCTTCTGCTCCAGGGGTCCCTGCTGGCCGCGCTGGGCGTCCTCAGGGGGCTCTGAGACCG AGGAAATGAGGTGTCACATGACGAGGCAAGCTGCATGTGGTAGGAGGTACATTCCTGTGGCCTGGCTCTGCAGCAGAGAGCGGGAGTGCCCGGATGGGGCAGACGAGCAGTGCG GTGCAGCAACACACATGAACTGCTCTCCGCCTTCAAATTCCTGCTCGTTCTTTATGGATCCATTCAGTTCTCTACCAGCAACTTCTGCCTTAGGAATTTCACCATAA